The DNA segment TCGGAACTGATCCAGGATGTGAAGCAACGCTTCGACCTGGTGCTGGTGGACAGCCCACCCATCCTCGGTGTCAGCGATGCGTCGGTTCTGGCGAGTGAAGTGGACCTCACCATGATCGTGGTGCAGCACCGCAAGCTCCCGCGCAACATGCTGATCCGCGTGAAGCAGGCCGTCGAGAATGTTGGCGGGCACGTGATCGGTGTGGTGCTGAACAACGTGGATGTCCGCAGCGACAGCCAGTATCAGTATTATACAAGCTACTACACCTACTATGCTCCTGCCGAAGGGCAGGTAGGACCTCCGGTGAACGCCGCTGCGGCACCACGCCAGCAGAAGACCGGCGGGCGGGAGAATGATTCCGAGCTCTACTAACCCGATACCCCATTCCCATCGTCATGAATTTCAGAAAAGTATTGGCCGTCGTTATGACGGCGATGGCCCTGATCACACCTGCCCTCGCCCAGAGCGAAATCAAGGTCGGGAAAGCGCTTCAGATCACGATCCAGGGAGTTCCCATCGAAGAGCAGCAGAAGATCAACGGCCAGTACATGGTGACCGACTCCGGTTTGATCAACATGCCCCACCTTTCTCCGATCCGTGCGGTTGGAATGAACCCGGGCAGCTTGGCGAACGTGATCCAGTCCCGCTACAAATCGGAGGGAATCTACCGGAACCCAACCATCCAGGTCTTTGCGAACATGGAGGGTGCGGGTGTGGACAAGCAGAGTGTCACGGTGGGTGGTCAGGTCCGTCGTCCGGGGCCCGTGGAATATTCACGTGAGCTGACCCTTTACCAAGCGATCCAGGCGGCTGGCGGTGCGACGGAGTTCGGTTCCTTGAAGCGGGTGGTTCTGTTCAGGAACGGACAAGGACGCCGCTACGATGTCACCCAGACCCAGTTCATGAACATCCCTTTGTCTCCCTCGGACACGATCGAGGTGCCTCAGAAAACCATCCTCGGGCAATGATCTGATTTTCTTCCCTGCGATGGCGATGTTTGGTCACCAGCAGCACGAACGTTCGCTTCGGGGGATTTCAAAAAGCATCATCGCAGGTTGTTTGATCACGGCGGGATCCGGCCAGGAGGCTGGAATCCCGCCTTCCATTTTGGAGGGGCTTTCGGCGGATAAGTTCGTCGAGCGGGAGGAGGCCCAGAAGCTCCTGCGGCAATGGGCGGAGAAGGCACCCGTGAAGTCCACCGATGTCTTGTTGGGACGGGTGCGCGACGAAGAGGATCCGGAGATCCGTTCCCGTTGTCTGGAAGCCCTGAAAGCCATCGTGCTGGAGCGTGAATACCATGCGGACGGTTTTCTTGGAATCAGCATGCAGGAGGTGGAGGTGAAATTGCCGGGGAATGGCGGACTGGTGAAGGCCATCCGGGTAACCAGGGTGGTCGAGGATTCCGCCGCCGGTCAGGCAGGCATCACCGAAGGCACCCTCATTGTCGGATTGGGGGAGCGGATGTGGAAAAATGGAGGGATGGCCATGGAATTCCGTGAGCAGGTGAAGGGAACCCGTCCCGGGACCACGATCACACTCCAGTTGCTGGAGAACGGTGAGGTTGTCCGCAAGGCGTTGAAAGTGGGGGAAAGGGCGCGTCACGCGGGCGGATTCGATGAGGAGGATCCGGTCAAAGCGAACGAGTTGGCGAGGGAGGAGTTTTTCCGCAGATGGCTAGACAAACGGCTGAAACAACCGCGCTAGTTTTAGGATTTTATCCATCGACATCTGCCTGAGTGATGGCAATTTCTTGAAATTTCCGAAACACCCACCTTGTTTTCACCATGATTCTCTCCCGGTTTCGAAAAGCAGCACTTTCAGCGGTATTTGTGGCAACGTCCTGCACCGCTTGCGCCCAGCAGGCGGATTTCAATGAGGTCGGCAAGCAGATGGCGATCATGCTGCAGAACAGTCATTTCGCGCGCATCCAGTACGACGCGAAGCTGAGTCAGCTTTTTCTCGACGACTACATCGGGGATTTGGATTCCGGGCGCCTTTATTTCACGAAAGTCGACATCGACGCCTTCCATGCGAAGTATGGCGAGCGGCTGCACGAACTGTTGCTGCAGGGCAAGAGCGTGGAGGCAGCCACCGAAATTTACCGTGTTTTTGAGAAACGGGTCGAAGCCCGGGTCGCACTCACCGAGAAACTCCTCAAGGAGGAAGCCTTTGATTTCACCGGCCAGGATTCCGTGATGCGCAGCCGCAAGGACGCGCCGTGGCCGAAGGATGAGCGGGAGGCGGTGGAAACCTGGAAGCTCCAGATCAAGGAGGCGGTCCTGGGTGAAACGCTGCGCCGCGAACTGATGACCAAGCTGGCCGCGGAGAAGGGCAAACCCGACCCCAGCAAGACGGACCGCGACCCCAAGGAAAAGATTTCCCTCCGTTACAAGCGGTTTCTGAACAGCGTCAAGGACGTGGATGACGAGGATATCAGCAGCATGTTCTTCAGCTCGGTTTCCAGGGCCTATGATCCCCACACGGACTACATGAGCGCGCGGGATATCAGCAAGTTCAAGGACGACATGAAGAACGAGCTGGTCGGCATCGGTGCCCTTCTTTCCGCGGAGGAGGATGGAGCCACCAAGATCATGGG comes from the Luteolibacter sp. SL250 genome and includes:
- a CDS encoding SLBB domain-containing protein; translated protein: MNFRKVLAVVMTAMALITPALAQSEIKVGKALQITIQGVPIEEQQKINGQYMVTDSGLINMPHLSPIRAVGMNPGSLANVIQSRYKSEGIYRNPTIQVFANMEGAGVDKQSVTVGGQVRRPGPVEYSRELTLYQAIQAAGGATEFGSLKRVVLFRNGQGRRYDVTQTQFMNIPLSPSDTIEVPQKTILGQ
- a CDS encoding PDZ domain-containing protein, with translation MEGLSADKFVEREEAQKLLRQWAEKAPVKSTDVLLGRVRDEEDPEIRSRCLEALKAIVLEREYHADGFLGISMQEVEVKLPGNGGLVKAIRVTRVVEDSAAGQAGITEGTLIVGLGERMWKNGGMAMEFREQVKGTRPGTTITLQLLENGEVVRKALKVGERARHAGGFDEEDPVKANELAREEFFRRWLDKRLKQPR